From the Gramella sp. Hel_I_59 genome, one window contains:
- the rimO gene encoding 30S ribosomal protein S12 methylthiotransferase RimO, translating into MRTKSLKKNRINVVTLGCSKNVYDSEVLMGQLQANDKDVVHEGEGNIVVINTCGFIDNAKEQSVNTILEFVEKKQEGSVDKVFVTGCLSERYKPDLQKEIPDVDQYFGTTELPGLLSALEADYKHELIGERLTTTPKNYAYLKIAEGCDRPCSFCAIPLMRGGHKSTPIENLVIEAEKLAANGVKELILIAQDLTYYGLDLYKKRNLAELLENLVKVEGIEWIRLHYAFPTGFPMDVLDVMNREPKVCNYLDIPLQHINDELLKSMRRGTTHEKTTNLLKKFRATVPEMAIRTTLIVGYPGETEANFQELKEWVKEMRFERLGCFTYSHEENTHAFNLVDDVPQEVKQERANEIMEIQSQISWELNQQKIGKIYNVIIDRKEGNYFIGRTEADSPDVDNEVLIDATTVYLKTGDFYEVEITDAADFDLYGKPINVETKKPVRKELKIRTV; encoded by the coding sequence ATGAGGACGAAATCGCTTAAAAAGAACAGGATTAATGTAGTAACTCTGGGTTGTAGCAAGAATGTTTACGATTCAGAAGTTTTGATGGGGCAGCTTCAGGCGAATGATAAAGATGTGGTTCATGAAGGCGAAGGTAATATCGTAGTGATAAATACCTGTGGTTTTATTGATAACGCGAAGGAACAGTCGGTTAATACAATTCTGGAATTCGTAGAGAAAAAGCAGGAAGGTTCTGTAGATAAAGTGTTTGTAACCGGTTGTTTAAGTGAGCGTTACAAACCTGATCTTCAGAAAGAAATTCCAGACGTGGATCAATATTTTGGGACTACTGAACTGCCAGGACTGCTTTCAGCTCTGGAAGCCGATTATAAGCATGAACTTATTGGTGAGCGTCTAACAACTACGCCAAAAAATTACGCATACCTTAAGATTGCTGAAGGTTGTGATAGGCCATGTTCATTTTGTGCTATTCCATTAATGCGTGGTGGACATAAGTCGACTCCAATCGAAAACCTGGTGATAGAGGCAGAGAAACTTGCTGCGAACGGAGTCAAAGAACTTATTTTGATCGCTCAGGATCTTACCTATTATGGTCTGGATCTATATAAAAAGAGAAATCTGGCGGAATTGCTGGAAAATCTGGTAAAGGTCGAAGGTATTGAGTGGATTCGTTTGCATTACGCTTTTCCTACGGGATTCCCAATGGACGTTCTGGATGTAATGAACAGAGAACCTAAGGTTTGTAATTATCTTGATATTCCACTACAACATATTAATGATGAACTTCTGAAGTCCATGCGACGAGGAACCACTCATGAGAAAACTACTAATTTGCTTAAGAAGTTCAGAGCAACTGTTCCAGAAATGGCGATTAGAACTACACTTATTGTTGGTTATCCTGGTGAAACTGAAGCGAACTTCCAGGAATTGAAAGAATGGGTGAAGGAAATGCGTTTTGAAAGGCTTGGATGTTTCACTTATTCTCATGAAGAGAACACTCATGCATTTAACCTTGTAGACGATGTTCCACAGGAAGTGAAGCAGGAACGTGCAAATGAAATCATGGAAATACAGTCTCAGATTTCCTGGGAACTTAATCAGCAAAAGATCGGGAAGATTTATAATGTCATCATAGACAGAAAAGAAGGTAATTACTTTATTGGTAGGACCGAAGCAGATTCACCAGATGTTGACAATGAGGTTTTGATCGATGCCACGACAGTTTATCTAAAGACCGGTGATTTTTACGAAGTTGAAATTACAGATGCTGCCGACTTTGATCTTTACGGTAAGCCTATCAACGTAGAAACCAAGAAGCCTGTTCGTAAAGAACTTAAGATTCGCACAGTCTAA
- a CDS encoding amidase family protein — MKQLFFLFVLGTLLTSCKNDPENSSEVQTDEDSTSVSSEEREFKVLDSEYITADSLWVPFEKDLDEFTSEVYEEVKALVFEKSIPEIQESIASGKLTYEELSLFYLTRIREYDRENELSLNSVISLNPDLVSEARKKDEQLKNSSNNHPIYGIPVLLKDNINTKAMPTTAGAEALKGNQTGDAFIVDRLKKNGALILGKANLSEWAYFFCGECPSGYSAVGGQTLNPYGRKIHDTGGSSSGSGVAVAANLAPVAVGSETSGSILSPSSSNSIVGMKPTIGLLSRGGIVPISSTLDTPGPMTRSVIDNAILLSAMTGVDSKDPASSAAKQPTNLYKDLKNSTLKGKRFGVIKSLKSDTLYMRAVADLEKAGATIIEYEAEEIDLPNFLRLLNLDMQNDLPEYFQKYGGEVNFQNVQDVVDYNAMDSVKRAPYGQALFLGILKDSASTEEFAAIKDTLKTNGTRFLSKPMKEHDLDAIISINNYHAGYAAVAKYPAITVPMGYTSENQPMGLTFISEPFSEKQLLEFAYAFEKTSKRRKTPKDYNE; from the coding sequence ATGAAACAATTATTTTTTCTTTTTGTGCTGGGAACTCTGCTGACTTCCTGTAAAAATGATCCTGAAAATTCAAGTGAAGTTCAAACTGATGAAGATTCTACTTCGGTTTCTTCGGAAGAGAGGGAATTTAAAGTTCTGGATTCAGAATATATTACAGCAGACAGTTTATGGGTGCCATTTGAAAAAGATTTAGATGAATTTACTTCCGAAGTTTATGAGGAAGTAAAAGCATTGGTTTTCGAAAAGTCTATCCCGGAAATTCAGGAATCTATCGCCTCTGGAAAACTTACTTACGAAGAACTATCTTTGTTTTACTTAACCAGAATAAGAGAATATGACCGCGAAAACGAGCTTTCTCTAAATTCTGTGATCTCCCTAAATCCTGATCTTGTTTCTGAAGCAAGAAAAAAAGATGAGCAACTAAAGAACTCATCCAACAATCATCCTATTTACGGCATTCCGGTACTACTGAAGGATAATATCAATACGAAGGCTATGCCAACTACAGCCGGTGCTGAAGCTTTGAAAGGCAATCAAACCGGTGATGCTTTTATTGTAGATCGACTTAAAAAGAATGGTGCTCTTATTCTTGGCAAAGCTAATCTAAGTGAATGGGCATATTTCTTCTGTGGTGAATGTCCAAGCGGGTATTCGGCAGTTGGAGGACAAACCTTGAATCCTTATGGTAGAAAGATTCATGATACCGGCGGATCAAGTTCTGGAAGTGGAGTAGCTGTAGCCGCGAATCTAGCTCCCGTAGCTGTAGGATCTGAAACATCCGGTTCTATCTTATCACCATCAAGTTCTAATTCGATCGTAGGAATGAAGCCGACTATTGGCTTGTTAAGCCGTGGCGGAATTGTACCAATTTCAAGTACTTTAGACACTCCTGGTCCTATGACCCGATCTGTGATCGATAATGCGATCTTACTTTCTGCTATGACCGGAGTCGATTCAAAAGACCCTGCTTCTTCCGCAGCAAAACAACCTACTAATCTCTATAAGGATCTAAAAAATTCCACTCTTAAAGGAAAACGATTCGGAGTGATCAAAAGTTTAAAGTCAGATACTCTATATATGAGAGCAGTGGCTGATCTTGAAAAAGCCGGCGCGACTATTATAGAATATGAAGCGGAAGAGATCGATCTTCCAAATTTCTTAAGGTTACTGAACCTGGATATGCAAAATGACCTTCCAGAGTATTTTCAGAAATATGGTGGAGAAGTTAATTTCCAAAATGTTCAGGATGTTGTGGATTATAATGCTATGGATTCAGTAAAAAGAGCTCCTTACGGGCAGGCTTTATTTCTGGGAATCTTAAAGGATTCAGCGAGTACGGAGGAATTTGCAGCGATCAAGGATACTTTAAAAACCAACGGTACACGATTTCTAAGTAAACCGATGAAAGAGCATGATCTGGATGCGATCATCTCTATCAATAATTATCATGCTGGATATGCCGCGGTAGCTAAATATCCTGCGATTACGGTTCCTATGGGTTATACTTCAGAGAATCAGCCCATGGGATTAACTTTTATAAGTGAACCTTTTTCTGAAAAGCAATTGCTGGAATTTGCATACGCATTTGAAAAGACTTCCAAACGTAGAAAAACACCAAAGGATTATAATGAGTGA
- the rpmG gene encoding 50S ribosomal protein L33, producing MAKKGNRVQVILECTEHKATGQPGTSRYITTKNKKNTPDRMELKKFNPILKKMTVHKEIK from the coding sequence ATGGCAAAGAAAGGTAACAGAGTTCAGGTAATTCTAGAGTGTACAGAGCATAAAGCAACTGGACAACCAGGTACTTCAAGATATATTACTACAAAAAATAAGAAGAATACACCGGATAGAATGGAGTTGAAGAAATTCAATCCTATTCTTAAGAAAATGACGGTTCATAAAGAAATTAAATAA
- the rpmB gene encoding 50S ribosomal protein L28, with the protein MSRVCELTGKKAMVGNNVSHAMNKTKRKFNANLVKKRFFLPEEDRWITLKVCTSALKDINKKGISAVIKEAKAKGFLQK; encoded by the coding sequence ATGTCAAGAGTTTGTGAACTTACCGGGAAAAAAGCAATGGTTGGGAATAATGTTTCTCACGCCATGAACAAGACTAAACGTAAATTTAACGCCAATCTGGTTAAAAAACGTTTTTTCCTTCCTGAAGAAGATAGATGGATCACTTTAAAAGTGTGTACATCTGCATTAAAAGATATCAATAAAAAAGGCATTTCTGCCGTAATTAAGGAAGCTAAAGCAAAAGGATTTCTTCAGAAATAA
- a CDS encoding DUF4295 domain-containing protein, whose translation MAKKSVASIQTGSKRLTKAIKMVKSEKTGAYTFVEQIMAPEDVNDFLKK comes from the coding sequence ATGGCAAAGAAATCAGTAGCATCTATTCAAACAGGATCTAAAAGATTAACCAAAGCAATAAAAATGGTTAAATCTGAGAAAACCGGTGCCTACACATTTGTAGAACAAATCATGGCTCCGGAAGACGTTAACGACTTCTTGAAGAAGTAA
- a CDS encoding competence/damage-inducible protein A, protein MKAEIVTIGDEILIGQIVDTNSVYISKQLNKIGVSVHQITSIQDDREHILQTLEEAASRADIIIITGGLGPTKDDITKKCLCEFFDDTLVKNEKVLHHIEELFAKYIDTPISDLNREQAMLPSKAVALHNEYGTAAGMWFKRGDQVFVSMPGVPYEMRGLMEHEIIPRIMSEFSRPVILHKTVITLGLGESAIAERIEAWEDQLPSHIKLAYLPNLGRVRLRLSARGTDHKELEDAIDEQLIELRKLIGEIMYGFEDDDPVEMVIARLLEKNKWTLSTAESCTGGRLASRFTEAPGSSKTFKGSVVCYATQSKIDLLDVPEKLIEEKSVVSAEVAKAMAEGARKKFNTDIAVSTTGNAGPEKGDSEAEVGTVFIGLATPGETLAFEFMFSNHREKVIGKTVNKSLQILLEQLLKLQSTD, encoded by the coding sequence ATGAAAGCTGAAATCGTAACCATTGGTGATGAGATCCTTATTGGACAGATCGTGGATACAAACTCGGTTTATATTTCCAAGCAACTGAATAAAATTGGGGTAAGCGTTCACCAGATCACTTCTATTCAGGATGATCGTGAGCATATATTGCAAACCTTGGAGGAGGCTGCTTCCCGGGCAGATATCATCATCATAACTGGTGGGTTAGGCCCGACCAAAGATGATATTACCAAGAAATGTCTTTGCGAATTCTTTGATGATACACTTGTAAAAAATGAAAAGGTTCTCCATCATATTGAAGAGCTTTTTGCAAAATATATAGACACGCCAATTTCAGATCTTAACCGGGAGCAGGCGATGTTGCCATCCAAGGCAGTTGCATTGCATAACGAATATGGAACCGCTGCTGGAATGTGGTTTAAAAGAGGTGATCAGGTCTTTGTGTCTATGCCGGGCGTTCCTTATGAAATGCGCGGACTCATGGAGCACGAGATCATCCCACGAATAATGAGTGAATTTTCCAGACCGGTTATTCTTCATAAAACCGTTATTACTCTGGGCCTTGGAGAAAGCGCGATTGCCGAGCGTATAGAAGCCTGGGAGGATCAATTACCCTCTCATATTAAGCTTGCTTATTTGCCTAATCTTGGCAGGGTAAGACTCAGACTCAGTGCACGAGGGACAGATCACAAGGAGCTGGAAGATGCCATTGATGAACAGCTCATTGAGTTGCGAAAGCTCATTGGGGAAATCATGTATGGTTTTGAAGATGATGATCCAGTAGAAATGGTCATTGCCAGGCTACTTGAAAAAAATAAATGGACGCTTTCTACTGCGGAAAGTTGTACAGGAGGTCGACTGGCTTCCAGGTTTACAGAAGCTCCAGGTTCATCAAAGACTTTCAAAGGAAGCGTGGTATGTTATGCAACCCAATCTAAAATTGATCTGCTCGATGTTCCGGAAAAGCTAATAGAAGAGAAGTCTGTAGTAAGTGCTGAAGTTGCCAAAGCTATGGCAGAAGGCGCTCGTAAAAAGTTTAATACAGATATTGCGGTGTCTACTACCGGTAATGCCGGACCTGAAAAAGGTGATAGCGAAGCAGAAGTCGGTACTGTTTTTATTGGACTGGCAACTCCCGGGGAAACACTGGCATTTGAATTTATGTTTAGCAATCACCGGGAGAAGGTGATAGGTAAAACAGTGAACAAAAGCTTACAGATCTTACTGGAACAATTACTAAAACTTCAGTCTACAGATTGA
- the ftsY gene encoding signal recognition particle-docking protein FtsY has product MSLFKKIFSKEKKENLDKGLEKSKASFFDKMSKAVAGKTKVDEEVLDDLENVLVSSDVGVATTIKIINRIEERVARDKYLGTDELNKILREEIAALLSETNKGEGSDISLPEGKKPYVIMVVGVNGVGKTTTIGKLANQFKNSGKKVVLGAADTFRAAAIDQLQIWADRTDVPIIKQKMGSDPASVAFDTVQSAVKLGADVVLIDTAGRLHNKVNLMKELTKIKRVMQKTIPEAPHEVMLVLDGSTGQNAFEQAKQFTAATEVTSLAVTKLDGTAKGGVVIGISDQFQIPVKYIGVGERVEDLQVFNKYEFVDSFFK; this is encoded by the coding sequence ATGAGTTTATTTAAAAAGATATTTTCTAAAGAGAAAAAAGAAAACCTTGACAAAGGACTGGAAAAATCCAAAGCCAGTTTTTTTGATAAAATGAGCAAGGCAGTTGCCGGAAAGACCAAAGTTGATGAAGAGGTTTTGGACGATCTGGAAAACGTACTTGTAAGTAGCGATGTGGGAGTTGCTACCACGATTAAGATCATCAATAGAATTGAAGAACGCGTTGCCCGGGATAAATATCTTGGTACCGATGAGCTGAATAAAATTCTAAGAGAAGAGATCGCGGCATTACTTTCTGAAACCAATAAAGGTGAGGGTTCAGATATTAGCCTTCCTGAAGGAAAAAAGCCATACGTAATTATGGTGGTTGGTGTAAATGGTGTTGGTAAAACTACCACTATCGGGAAACTTGCGAATCAATTCAAAAATTCAGGTAAAAAGGTAGTTCTTGGAGCGGCAGATACATTTCGTGCGGCTGCCATTGACCAGTTACAAATCTGGGCTGATCGTACAGATGTGCCTATCATCAAGCAGAAAATGGGAAGTGATCCCGCTTCTGTTGCATTTGATACCGTACAAAGCGCTGTGAAGCTGGGTGCAGATGTGGTGCTTATAGATACTGCCGGAAGGTTGCACAACAAGGTGAATCTTATGAAGGAACTTACCAAGATTAAAAGAGTAATGCAAAAAACCATTCCAGAGGCACCTCATGAAGTGATGCTGGTGTTGGATGGTTCAACCGGGCAAAACGCTTTTGAGCAGGCTAAACAATTTACTGCGGCCACAGAGGTAACTTCGCTTGCTGTTACCAAATTGGACGGTACGGCAAAAGGTGGTGTGGTGATTGGGATTAGTGATCAATTTCAAATTCCTGTAAAATATATTGGAGTAGGAGAAAGAGTGGAGGATTTACAGGTTTTCAATAAATATGAATTCGTAGACTCATTCTTTAAATAA
- a CDS encoding pitrilysin family protein encodes MITNMKMRQLLSALCFFLIANAIAFSQEGTNQFSVDFETFTLENGLKVILHEDKSDPVVAVALTAHVGSAREKEGRTGFAHLFEHLLFLESENLGKGGLDKLSARIGGSGANGSTSRDRTNYFQTVPKDALEKMIWAEADKLGYFINTVTEPVLAKEKQVVKNEKRQGVDNRPYGHTFYVIDKNLYPKDHPYNWQVIGSLDDLQNATLQDVKDFYNKWYTPNNVTLTIAGDFNKDQAKEWVHKYFDEIPRGEKIEEQEKQLVSLDNTRKVYHEDNFAKLPELTLAWPSVYSYHPDSFALEILTSYLADGKNAPLYKKIVEDAKLSGNVSMFNYTSELSGQLMLQIRAYDGKDLDSVQSVIEEGLAEFDKNGIQQKDLKRIKAGLETNFYNSISSVLGKGFQLAQYDIFANDPNFINKEIEKLLAVSSEDVMRVFRKYIKDQHYVATSFVPKDQLDLALENSEKAEVVEEKIVEGAEEDFDAKQAVDYPKTASSFDRTIEPPYSAKPELEIPEIWKTTMPSGLQVMGITNKEVPLVQFSLEIKSGQLLENKDKAGVANLLANLMNRGTAKKTPAELEEAIELLGARIYVSSSEEKISISGNTLAKNYAETMKLVDEMLLQPRWDESEFELIKQQTLSRITQQEGDPNNIASNEFRKLVYGENSILSMNEMGTTESVENITLNDLKAYYSENLSPLNATYLVVGDLDLEKAKNSLKAISASWPPKTVDFLEIPEFEAPEKSQIYFYDVPGAKQSVLTFGAPALSASDKDFYAAEVMNYRLGGGSFASRLTQELREGKGYTYGIRSRFEDRSYIGPFLISSGVRSNITYEATELVRDILKNYADTFTQDDLEVTKSFMTKSSTRKFETLGAKLNMLKEISDYGYSDDYVAEQQQQVEEMTVMDIQELAKKYVDPEKMYFLFVGDAETQLEKLKDLGYGDPVLLNENE; translated from the coding sequence ATGATTACTAATATGAAAATGAGACAATTATTATCTGCTTTATGCTTTTTTCTGATAGCGAATGCCATTGCATTTTCCCAGGAAGGAACGAATCAGTTTTCGGTAGATTTTGAAACTTTCACCCTTGAAAATGGACTAAAAGTGATACTTCACGAAGACAAATCTGACCCTGTCGTGGCAGTAGCACTTACCGCTCACGTGGGTAGCGCCCGGGAAAAAGAAGGTAGAACAGGGTTTGCACACTTATTTGAACATCTCCTGTTTCTGGAATCTGAAAACCTTGGTAAAGGTGGACTGGATAAGCTCTCTGCCAGAATCGGTGGTAGCGGTGCCAATGGCTCTACAAGTCGTGATCGCACCAATTATTTCCAGACCGTACCAAAAGATGCTTTGGAAAAAATGATCTGGGCAGAAGCAGATAAGCTAGGATACTTTATCAATACGGTTACAGAACCGGTGCTTGCCAAGGAAAAGCAAGTAGTTAAAAATGAAAAGCGACAGGGAGTGGATAACCGGCCTTACGGACATACTTTCTATGTGATCGACAAAAACCTGTATCCTAAAGATCATCCCTACAACTGGCAGGTGATTGGAAGTCTGGATGATCTGCAAAACGCCACTTTGCAGGATGTAAAAGATTTTTATAATAAATGGTATACTCCTAACAATGTAACCCTGACGATCGCAGGTGATTTTAATAAAGACCAGGCCAAGGAATGGGTGCACAAATATTTTGATGAGATCCCGCGTGGAGAGAAGATCGAAGAACAGGAAAAGCAGCTTGTTAGTCTTGATAACACTAGAAAAGTCTACCACGAAGACAATTTCGCGAAGCTGCCTGAGCTTACTCTCGCCTGGCCTTCAGTATACTCTTACCATCCTGATAGCTTTGCATTGGAGATATTGACCAGCTACCTTGCCGATGGTAAAAATGCTCCTTTATACAAGAAGATTGTGGAAGATGCCAAACTTTCTGGTAATGTGAGCATGTTCAATTACACTTCTGAACTTTCGGGACAGTTAATGCTTCAGATTAGGGCTTATGATGGAAAAGACCTTGACTCTGTTCAGTCTGTAATCGAGGAAGGACTTGCCGAATTCGATAAAAATGGCATTCAGCAGAAAGACCTTAAGAGAATTAAAGCCGGTTTAGAGACAAATTTCTATAACTCCATTTCAAGTGTTCTTGGTAAAGGTTTTCAATTAGCACAGTACGATATTTTTGCAAATGATCCCAATTTCATCAACAAAGAGATCGAAAAATTACTGGCGGTTTCTTCGGAAGATGTTATGAGAGTCTTCAGAAAATATATAAAAGATCAGCATTATGTTGCCACCAGTTTTGTTCCAAAAGATCAATTGGATCTTGCTCTGGAAAATTCAGAAAAAGCTGAAGTAGTAGAAGAAAAGATCGTGGAAGGTGCTGAAGAAGATTTCGATGCAAAACAAGCTGTAGATTATCCAAAAACAGCCTCTAGCTTTGATCGAACAATCGAACCTCCGTATTCAGCAAAACCTGAACTGGAAATTCCGGAGATCTGGAAAACGACAATGCCAAGCGGACTCCAAGTAATGGGTATTACTAATAAAGAAGTGCCACTCGTACAATTTAGTCTTGAAATTAAAAGCGGACAGTTACTGGAAAATAAAGATAAAGCAGGAGTAGCAAATCTACTGGCAAACTTGATGAATCGTGGTACCGCTAAAAAAACTCCGGCAGAGCTGGAGGAAGCAATTGAACTTTTGGGAGCTCGTATTTATGTAAGTTCTTCGGAAGAAAAAATTAGTATCTCTGGAAATACGCTTGCTAAGAATTATGCCGAGACTATGAAACTTGTGGATGAGATGCTGCTTCAACCGCGTTGGGATGAGTCAGAATTTGAACTTATAAAGCAACAAACTCTAAGTAGGATCACGCAGCAGGAAGGAGATCCTAATAATATCGCTTCTAACGAATTCCGAAAACTGGTGTATGGTGAAAACAGTATTCTTTCCATGAATGAAATGGGAACCACAGAAAGTGTAGAGAATATTACGCTGAACGATCTTAAAGCTTATTATTCTGAAAATCTTTCACCTCTTAACGCTACCTATCTCGTTGTAGGTGATCTAGATCTCGAAAAGGCGAAGAATTCACTAAAAGCAATTTCAGCTTCCTGGCCTCCGAAAACTGTAGATTTCCTGGAGATCCCAGAATTCGAAGCACCGGAAAAATCTCAGATCTATTTTTATGATGTTCCGGGTGCGAAACAATCTGTTCTAACATTCGGTGCTCCGGCACTGAGCGCTAGTGATAAAGATTTCTATGCAGCAGAGGTAATGAATTACAGACTTGGCGGTGGAAGTTTCGCATCCAGGCTTACACAGGAACTTAGAGAAGGAAAAGGCTATACGTATGGAATTCGTTCCAGGTTCGAAGATAGATCCTACATTGGACCATTCCTTATTTCCAGTGGTGTCCGGTCCAACATAACCTATGAAGCAACTGAATTGGTTCGGGACATTCTTAAAAATTATGCCGATACTTTTACTCAGGATGATCTTGAGGTCACCAAAAGTTTTATGACAAAAAGCAGTACACGGAAATTTGAAACTCTGGGTGCAAAATTAAACATGCTTAAAGAAATTAGCGATTATGGTTACAGCGACGACTATGTTGCAGAACAACAGCAGCAGGTAGAGGAAATGACGGTGATGGATATACAGGAGTTGGCGAAGAAATATGTTGACCCTGAAAAAATGTATTTCCTTTTTGTTGGTGATGCTGAAACTCAGTTAGAGAAATTGAAGGATCTTGGATATGGTGATCCAGTATTGCTTAACGAGAACGAATAG